One part of the [Synechococcus] sp. NIES-970 genome encodes these proteins:
- a CDS encoding P450 cytochrome, putative produces the protein MPRIMIGVMGPGAGATSEDLGAAYDLGQAIAQQGWVLLTGGRNSGVMAAATAGAQGAGGLTVGILPGPDDKEIAPGVDISICTDLGQGRNNVNILSATVVIAVGMGLGTASEIALALKQHKPVIFWQPTPVTAAFFGVIAPGQWHSVQTVTEAIAQIQAEIISR, from the coding sequence ATGCCCAGAATTATGATTGGCGTGATGGGACCGGGGGCTGGGGCCACTTCAGAAGATTTGGGCGCCGCCTACGATCTTGGTCAGGCGATCGCCCAGCAGGGCTGGGTTCTGCTGACAGGAGGCCGAAATAGCGGCGTGATGGCCGCGGCCACGGCAGGTGCCCAGGGAGCAGGGGGGCTAACGGTAGGAATTTTGCCGGGGCCAGATGATAAAGAAATTGCTCCAGGGGTCGATATTTCGATCTGTACGGATTTAGGCCAAGGTCGAAACAATGTAAATATCCTCAGTGCGACTGTTGTCATCGCAGTGGGCATGGGGTTGGGGACAGCCTCAGAGATTGCTCTTGCCCTCAAGCAGCACAAGCCCGTGATTTTTTGGCAGCCTACCCCAGTAACTGCCGCTTTTTTCGGAGTAATTGCCCCTGGTCAGTGGCATAGCGTCCAGACAGTTACGGAGGCGATCGCTCAAATTCAGGCAGAGATTATTTCTAGATAA
- the recR gene encoding recombination protein → MEAFAQALLNAKKQVGVCQKCFHLSATSICDICRNPQREQAVICVVADSKDVIALEKTREYHGRYHVLGGVISPMDGIGPEQLTIQALVQRVSAEKTKEVILAINPSVEGETTTLYLAQLLRPFTKVTRIAFGLPMGGDLEYADEVTLARALEGRRELD, encoded by the coding sequence GTGGAAGCTTTTGCCCAAGCCCTCTTAAATGCCAAAAAGCAGGTGGGGGTTTGTCAAAAATGCTTTCACCTGTCGGCCACTTCTATCTGTGATATCTGCCGTAACCCCCAGCGGGAGCAGGCAGTGATCTGTGTGGTGGCAGATTCGAAAGATGTGATCGCCCTAGAGAAAACTCGGGAATATCATGGTAGGTACCATGTTCTGGGGGGCGTGATTTCGCCGATGGATGGCATTGGCCCAGAACAGTTAACCATTCAAGCCCTAGTGCAGCGGGTGAGTGCCGAAAAAACCAAGGAAGTAATTTTGGCGATTAATCCCAGCGTCGAAGGAGAAACCACAACCCTTTACCTGGCGCAATTGCTACGACCGTTTACAAAAGTGACCCGCATTGCCTTTGGTCTACCCATGGGTGGCGATTTGGAATATGCCGATGAAGTCACCCTAGCGCGGGCTCTGGAAGGGCGGCGGGAATTAGATTGA